The genomic DNA TCACTCCATCCCATGGGGATCCGGTTTCCGTTCCGGTCCACGGTGCCGAGCATCACCATGCGGGGGCCCACCCCCCGCAGGACTGCGGAGTTCTGCTCCTGCAAGGAGACCTGCCGTGTGTGGCTCGCTGGACCCAGTGGTTCGAACGGCGGAAGGGTGAGCTGGGCGGGGGGTATGGTCCTGTCCGGTGTAGCGAGCGGTCGTGCCACGGTGATTCTCATGACCTGTCCGGTGGTCCCGGGAGCCGCCGGCTGGAAGTCTGTGCCCGCTTTCCCGCCCTTGAACGGCTCGTCGGGGCCCTCGTTGACGAGGTACAGATTGGTGCCGACCGGGATCGAGGTGAAGTCGACGATGACGTCGGCGCGTTCGGCGGGGGCGGTGAGCAGTTGGTCGCGCTGCACAGGTGCGGGCAGGAAACCTCCCTCCGAACCGATCTGCCAGAAGGGGAGCACCGGAGCTGAGGGACGAGGGGCCATCGGGTCGGTGACGATCTTCAGGATCAGGAAGCGTGCGTTGCAGCCGTTGAGAATCCGCAGGCGGTAGCGGCGCGGCTCGACGGAGAGAGTGGGCCAGGTACGGCCGTTGGTCACCATCGTGTTGCCGAAGAACTCCGGGTTCCAGATGGGAGAGATGTCACTGCCGGGGGTGTAGGGACCGGTGAAGTGGTCGAAGGATGCACGACTCGACGGGTAGAACAGGCTGCCGTCGGTGGAGAACGACCGGTCCTGGATGACGACCGGGATCTCGTAGTAGTGCCTCCCCGGGGGGTCACCGAGCTTCGGTGCCGGCCCCGGAAGCACACCGCTCGGAAGGTCGGCAGGCCCGCCACGCAGGAGGTAGAAGCCCGCCAGCCCCGCGTAGACGTTCAGCCGAGTGACCCCCAGGGCATGGTCATGGAACCAGGAGGTGGCGGCACGCTCCTGGTTGGCGTACTGGAATACGGCGGTTCCTGGCTCCCAGGCTGCATGGAACTGGTCCTCGAACATCATCTTGAACTGTTCATAGAAGGAGCCCACCCGTGCATATCCGTCGGGGATGTCGGATGCACGGGGTAGATACCACGCCTCGGGGTAGCCGTCGCTCTCCTGCGTGTTGTGCCCCCCGTGCAGGTGGGTCACGATCGGCACGGGCCCGGTGTAGGGGCCGGGTGTCGAGGTGAAGGTCGGTCGGGCATCACGCCATGAAATACCACCTTCAGGGTTGGCCCAGTGCAGTGTGGGGTCTACCGGCAGCAGGTGCGGCAGATGGTTGCCGTGGCGGTCGAGCAGCTGGTTCACCCACGTGACCTGTATGGCCCGGCCGAAGGTCGCCTCGACGGTGCATGACGGGTAGGCGAAGCTTCCCGGATGGCGGGTCGACCCGTACCCCCACACCGTCGTGGCAGGC from Streptomyces sp. NBC_01707 includes the following:
- a CDS encoding multicopper oxidase family protein; amino-acid sequence: MATRRQFIKAGLGGGTCLFLPAGPASTPAWPGFASRVLDPTTIDKYVTELAVPSVMPWAERDEAGHVDHYTIGVRQFRQQILPAGMPATTVWGYGSTRHPGSFAYPSCTVEATFGRAIQVTWVNQLLDRHGNHLPHLLPVDPTLHWANPEGGISWRDARPTFTSTPGPYTGPVPIVTHLHGGHNTQESDGYPEAWYLPRASDIPDGYARVGSFYEQFKMMFEDQFHAAWEPGTAVFQYANQERAATSWFHDHALGVTRLNVYAGLAGFYLLRGGPADLPSGVLPGPAPKLGDPPGRHYYEIPVVIQDRSFSTDGSLFYPSSRASFDHFTGPYTPGSDISPIWNPEFFGNTMVTNGRTWPTLSVEPRRYRLRILNGCNARFLILKIVTDPMAPRPSAPVLPFWQIGSEGGFLPAPVQRDQLLTAPAERADVIVDFTSIPVGTNLYLVNEGPDEPFKGGKAGTDFQPAAPGTTGQVMRITVARPLATPDRTIPPAQLTLPPFEPLGPASHTRQVSLQEQNSAVLRGVGPRMVMLGTVDRNGNRIPMGWSDPITENPALGATEIWEIHNSTKDAHPIHIHEVQFQVVDRQTAGHSARPPEPGESGFKDTVIAYPHAITRVKATFDRAGQYVWHCHMLEHEDNEMMRPYRVGPP